Proteins encoded by one window of Arachis hypogaea cultivar Tifrunner chromosome 1, arahy.Tifrunner.gnm2.J5K5, whole genome shotgun sequence:
- the LOC112796284 gene encoding probable calcium-binding protein CML21, protein MGGVFGRHDSHKRWIYGTKIENKIVEAMQKRETKGCSVKSFNTIILKFPKIDESFRKCKAIFEQFDEDSNGVIDREELKNSFSKLEISITEEDLNDLFEACDVNEHMGMKFSEFIVLLCLVYLLTDDPAALHIKSQIGLPDLEATFETLVDAFVFLDKNKDGYVSKSEMIEAVNESRERSSERIAIKRFEEMDWDKNGMVSFKEFLFAFTRWVGIDDKEDEEA, encoded by the exons ATGGGAGGTGTATTCGGAAGGCATGATAGCCATAAAAGATGGATTTATGGAAccaaaattgagaataaaattgtTGAAGCAATGCAAAAGAGGGAAACTAAAGGATGTTCGGTGAAATCATTCAACACTATAATCTTGAAATTCCCAAAAATTGATGAAAGCTTTAGAAAATGCAAAGCCATATTTGAGCAGTTTG ACGAGGATTCGAATGGGGTAATAGATCGAGAAGAGTTGAAAAATAGTTTCAGTAAACTGGAAATTTCAATTACTGAGGAGGACTTGAATGATCTCTTTGAAGCATGTGACGTCAATGAACATATGGGAATGAAGTTCTCTGAGTTCATTGTACTCCTTTGCCTTGTCTACCTTCTCACGGACGATCCAGCAGCCCTTCACATT AAATCACAAATTGGGTTGCCGGATCTAGAGGCCACGTTCGAGACTTTGGTCGATGCATTTGTGTTTTTGGACAAGAACAAGGATGGTTATGTCAGCAAAAGCGAGATGATTGAGGCGGTAAATGAAAGCCGGGAGCGTTCTTCTGAAAGAATAGCAATCAAAAGATTTG AAGAAATGGATTGGGATAAAAATGGAATGGTGAGCTTCAAGGAGTTCCTTTTCGCGTTTACTAGGTGGGTCGGAATCGACGACAAGGAAGATGAAGAGGCCTGA
- the LOC112796315 gene encoding probable calcium-binding protein CML21: MGGAVGRADSVGWIPETKIEAKMVEALQKRESKGCSVKSFNTIILKFPKIDQSFRKCKAIFEQFDEDSNGVIDREELKKSFSKLEISFTEEELNDLFEACDINEDMGMEFNEFTVLLCLVYLLADDPAALHTKSRIGLPNLESTFETLVDAFVFLDKNKDGYVSKNEMIEAINEGGERSSGRIAMKRFEEMDWDQNGMVNFKEFLFAFTRWVGIEDEEDEEA; this comes from the exons ATGGGAGGCGCAGTTGGAAGGGCTGATTCTGTTGGTTGGATTCCGGAAACCAAAATTGAGGCTAAAATGGTTGAAGCATTGCAAAAGAGGGAATCTAAAGGATGTTCGGTGAAATCGTTCAACACTATAATCTTGAAATTCCCAAAAATTGATCAAAGCTTTAGAAAATGCAAAGCCATATTTGAGCAGTTTG ATGAGGATTCGAATGGCGTAATAGACCGAGAAGAGTTGAAAAAAAGTTTCAGTAAACTGGAAATTTCTTTTACTGAGGAGGAGTTGAATGATCTCTTTGAAGCATGTGACATCAATGAGGATATGGGAATGGAGTTCAATGAGTTCACTGTACTTCTTTGCCTTGTCTACCTTCTCGCAGACGATCCAGCAGCCCTTCACACT AAATCACGAATTGGGTTGCCGAATCTGGAGTCCACATTCGAGACTTTGGTGGATGCGTTCGTGTTTTTGGACAAGAACAAGGATGGTTATGTCAGCAAAAACGAGATGATTGAGGCGATAAATGAAGGCGGGGAGCGTTCTTCTGGAAGAATAGCAATGAAAAGATTTG AAGAAATGGATTGGGATCAAAATGGAATGGTGAACTTCAAGGAGTTCCTTTTCGCATTTACAAGGTGGGTCGGAATTGAGGACGAGGAAGATGAAGAGGCCTGA